One Skermanella pratensis genomic window, GGCGGCGATCTCTACGGCGCTGCTCGCCTTCGTATCGGCCGGCGACCACATCCTGGTCACCGACAGCGTCTATGGCCCGACCCGGCTGTTCTGCTCCGACATGCTCAAGCGGCTCGGCGTCGAGGCGGAGTTCTACGACCCCCTGGCCGGGGCCGGCATCGAGCGGCTGATCCGGCCGAACACCCGCGTGGTCTTCCTGGAATCGCCCGGCTCCCTGACCTTCGAGGTGCAGGACGTGCCGGCCATCGCCGACGCCGCCAGGAAGTCGGGGGCCGTCGTGATGATCGACAACACCTGGGCGACGCCGCTGTTCTTCAAGCCGTTCGACCATGGCGTCGACCTGTCGATCCACGCCGCGACCAAATACATGGTCGGCCACTCCGACGCGATGCTCGGCGTGATCACCGCCGGCACCGAGGAGGTCTGGAACCGCCTGAAGCGCAACGCGGTGCAGCTCGGCACCTGCGCCGGGCCGGACGACATCTATCTGGGCCTGCGCGGATTGCGCACCATGGGCGCCCGCCTCCGGCAGCACCAGGACACCGCCATCGCTCTCGCCCGCTGGCTCCAGGCCCGGCCCGAGGTCGTCCGGGTGCTCCACCCCGCCCTGCCGGACGATCCCGGCCACGCGCTCTGGCGGCGCGACTTCACCGGCGCCTGCGGCCTGTTCGCGATCGAGCTGAAGCCCTGCTCCGCGGCGGCGGTCGCCGCCTTCCTCGACGGCATGGAGCTGTTCGGGATGGGCTACAGCTGGGGCGGCTACGAGAGCCTGATCCTGCCGATCCACCCGGAGAAGCTGCGCACCGCCACCCGCTGGCGCTCCGACGGCCCCATGATCCGGCTGCACGCCGGCCTGGAAGACCCGAGCGACCTGATCGCCGACCTCGACCAAGGGTTCGCCCGTCTGGCGGCCGCGGCATGACCATGAACGCCGGCAGCCGCGAGGTGCTCGACCTCGTCAGCTTCGACGCCAACGGACTGGTCGCGGCCATCGCCCAGCAGCACGACACCGGGGAGGTGCTGATGCTGGCCTGGATGAACCGCGCCGCCCTGGAGGAGACGCTGGCGACCGGCCGCGTCTGCTACTTCTCCCGCTCGCGCGGCAAGCTGTGGCGCAAGGGCGAGACGTCCGGCCAGATCCAGCACCTGAAGGAGCTTCGGGTCGACTGCGACGGCGACGCCGTGCTCCTCCTGGTCGACCAGACCGGGGTCGCCTGCCACACCGGACGCCGGAGCTGCTTCTACCGGGCGGCCCGGCAGGGGGGTGTCGAGACCATCCTGGACGTGGAGACGGACCCGGAGAATCTCTACGGGTCGAAGGCCTAGACAACCCGAAGGAATGCGGAGGAATGCCGCAAGAGACGCGTTAAGACTTCCGAAAGCCTAATGCCGACCAAGTCGGCAGACTTTTTGCGAAAACCTTCGATAAGAATCCCGACCGTTGATCTAGATCAACGTGGCGCCCGCGGCCCTGGTATAGAAACACTCTTGTCTCTAACCCTCCCTGTAATCGCCTTTCAGCCAGGGGTTCTCCCAAGAACCTCTGGCTCTTTTCTTTCGCGCATGGGGAAAAGACCCCACGACGAGCAAGGTGATAGCTTGCCTTCTGCTATGGGAGCGGCAAAAAAAGAGGTGACAGCAAGCTGTCACCCGAGGCGAATGCGCGATGAGTAGAGGATGCGAGCGGACCTTTGCTGCCATGGGCTCTCAGTGCAGGTCAGGTCATGTTCCGGTCGCAGGCGTAAATTAACCATAACGTGCCGACCCTGACACTGCGCACCCGGAGCATCACAGGTTTGTCACACTACGCACGAATTAGCCATGTTCCACCTTGTCAGCGCTGCCGGAGATAACGAAGCAGGGCCGCGACCAGCGCCAGGGGAACGACCACGACCGCGCCGACCAGGACATAGGGAAGCGCCCATTCCGCGACTCTCGCGAACAGGCCGAAGACATCCAGGACGGTGTCCCAGGTGTCGTGGAGAATGCCCATCGGTTCGATATCGAGAAACGACAAGGCCAGCCCGACGACCAGGGAAAGCACGATGATTCTGACGATCCAACTCATCGGGGTGGAATAGCTCCGTCGATTAGCGTGATTGGGATCCGCCGACAGGCCGATCGCGCGAGGCATACGCGAGAAAACGTCGTCGGTGGGTGGAATAATGGAGTGGCTGCTGCTGTTAAAAAGGGGTATCGGGCGGGACTTGTTCCGCCCGGCGACAAGACGACGCAGCGGGGGAACGGATGGTGGTGGAGCATGAACACTGGGCGGTGGCCAACCTCCTGATCGGCCGGTATGGTCGTCTCGCGGCCCGCCAGGCTGAAGCGCGGATCGAGGATGCCGACGCCTGCGGCGATCGGGAAGGACGGGAGATCTGGCGCAGCGTCCTGGGTGCGCTGGATAGCCAGGCTCATTGCCTCGGACAGTTCCGGTAGCCCTTGGGACCACGGAACGGGGGGACAAGGGGGCGGAAGTCACCGGAAGCAATCATCGTGCTCGATATATAAAATTATAATATCATTCTTCCCGATTGATCCGTACATTCAACGTAATTGCCTGCATCAAGCCATTTATCGGCCAAGCATGCAACCGCCAGGATATGAATACAGACTGTTCCTTGAACCGCTTCCGTGCCGCCCTGCCGCCTCAGCCGTTTGGCATAATACGAAGTGCATATTCCAATCCACTGCATTCCAACTTTCCGGCACCGCCTGCGACGCGGATTTTTCATCCCCAGAATCTGGGGATAACTCTGTGGATCGAGACGCCCCACCCTAGCCGGATCCTGCCACTTGAACCAGATGCCTAATTTTTAGGCACTCCTTTGATTTCGGGGTGTCAAGCAAAAGATTCAGGTTTCACTTGGAACCGCCTCAATGAAGAATCAGTATTCATGTGCCGTCCTTACAACACCCTGAGAACATCTCCGTCCTGCGAAGAATACAGTTGACAGCCGGCGCTACACCCGGCGCGCGCGCCTGTGGACGGTTGGCGCCGCACCCTCCGGCCGTTACCGGCGCCGCGGCCCGAAGCGCTTGCGCGGCGCCCCGCGAAAGCCCGGCCCGGGCTTCCCGCCCTTCCCCGCCGATCCGGCGGACTGCTTCGGCTCCCGCTCGCGGCGTGCGCGGGAGGCGAGCAGATCCCCCAGCCGGCTGCCGATCAGCGCCCGTCGCTCGCGCACCCCGTCGCGGTCGGGGAACAGGGTCCGGAACCGCCGAGCCGCCCAGTAATAGAGGTCGCAGGCGCGCGACAGGTCCTCCAGCGCCTGGTCGCCCAGCCCGTCGATCCGGCTCGGCACCACATGTCCGATGGGCATCGGCTCCACGGTCTCGACGGCCTGGAGGATCGCCCGGAACAGCCGCATCTCGGCCTCCTTCTCCAGGTCGGCCGGGACGAACAGCAGGCTCAGCTTGTCCGGAAAGGCCAGCGACCGCTCGTCGAGCAGCAGCGCCAGGCGGCGGAGAGCCCCCAGGTCGCCGATGCGGTAGAGCGATCCCGCCGTCCTGGCGGCCGAGAACCAGTCGATCAGCAGCGTCATCGCCGTCGTGCCGCTGTACTCCGCCAGCCGGGCCAGCATGGAGCGGGTCGGCCGGATCGCGAGCGAGGCCTGCGGCCCCAGCCTGGCGTCGGGCCGCTCCATCAGCGTCTTCAGGGCCTGCGGCGTGTTGCGGGTGACCACGCCGAACTCGCCTGCCTCGAACTGGCCGAAGCGCCCCGCCCGCCCGGCGATCTGGCGGATCTCCGCCGGCGCCAGCGGCCGGACCGCGGTGCCGTCGAACTTCTCCAGGGCGGTGAACAGGACCCGGCGCACCGGCAGGTTCAGCCCCATGCCGATGGCGTCGGTCGCGACGACCACGTCGGCCAGCCCGGACAGGAAGCGTTCCGCTTCCAGCCGGCGAACGTCCGGCGCCAGGGCTCCGTAGAGGACGGCGGCCGTCAGTCCCTGGGCATGGACCGCGTCGCGGATCAGGTGGACGTCCCGCCTGGAGAAGGCGATCAGCGCGTCGCCGGCCTCGACGTCGGTCCATTCCAGCCGGCGCGGGATCATCGAGAGCGGCGCCTTCCGCTCCAGTTCGACGATCTCCAGCGGCTCGCCCAGGTGGGCCGCCACCCGCTCGACCAGCTGCCGGGCCTCGGGCGCCCCCAGCAGGTAGACGGTATCCGCGGGGACTCCCATCAGTGCCGCGGTCCAGGCCCAGCCGCGGTCGGCATCGGCCAGCATCTGGATCTCGTCGATCACCGCCACGTCGACCGGCCGTTCCGGGTCCATCATCTCGATGGTCGAGGCCATGTGCCGGGCGTCCGGCGTCCGGATCTCCTCCTCGCCGGTCAGCAGCGTCGTCGGGGTGCCGTCGCGGTTCAACCGATCCATGACCTCCAGGGCCAGCAGCCGCAGCGGCGCCAGGTATACCCCGGAAGAAGCGCCCCGCAGGGCTTCCAGCGCGCGGTGGGTCTTGCCCGAGTTGGTCGGCCCGATCACCAGGACGAGGCGCCGCCCCATGCCGCGCGCCACCGGGAAGAGAAGCTCGTAGCGCGAGAAATCGAAATGCCGGTCGATGAAGGCCCGGCCGCGCGCCTCCGCTCTGTCGCGCCGCCATGCGTCGAACTCCCGGTCCCAGCGGCGCAGGATCTCGTCGGCGTCCTGGTGGTTGCGGCTCCCCCGGCCGAGCCGGTCGCACAGCGAACCGAACGTCCAGCCGTCGTCGGCGGCGCCCGCCTCCTCCGCATAGCGCCAGAGCCGTTCGGCCAGCCGAGCCGCGTCGGCGTGCAGCCGCTCGGCCAGGACGCCGTCGGCGACCAGGCGGTCGCGCAATCCGGCATGGTCCGGCCCGGCATCGTGCAGTCCGGCGAACTCGTCCACGTCGATCTGGCGGGAAACGGCGAAACGGATGGGCTCCGCCATGCCGGTCCAGGGCAGCGCGTCGGTCATGGCCAGCCGGACCCTGTCGCGCCCGTCGCCGGGATGGAGCGAGACGTGCCCGGCCGGGTCGAGAACGCGGCGGGACGCGGCGAGCAGTTCGTTCCGCCGCCTCGCCCGGTCCAGATGCCCCTGGATCTCGCGCACCACCGCGTCGCGCCGCTCGGCCGGCACGAGCAGGTCGCGCTTGCCCCTGGGCAGCGGCAGGCCCAGCGCGGCCAGCCCGGATGCCGGGGCCATCTCCATCCTCGCTATCCCGGCGTCGGCAAGGGTCAGGCAGTCCGGATGCAGGCGGGCGATCTCGTGGATCAGGTGCGGGTCGGCGTCCTCGGGGAAGTCCCGGACGTCCATTTCTTCAGCCATCGTTTTCAGCCACTGCCTTCGGCCTCTTCAGGGGATTCCTTCGGATCGGAAGACCCGAAGATGCGCACCGGGGATCGGCAGGGTCAACCCGCAGCGTTGCGACCGGCGGATGTCGGGCGCGCCTCGATGACCCGGAACATGAACGAAGCCGCATCTCCGATCCTCATTGTTACCAACCTTTAATAATAGTGACTCTCTCGTTGGTAAAATCTCCTTCGCCCAAGCACACATCCAGGATCTTTGGCAGAGACGCCTATGAATATCAGCCAAGCGCTATTTCCTTTCCCGGACAAGCAGACTTGTTATTCATTCCAGGAACGAATGAAATCCCAGTAAGCCTAGGCGTCTTACGGTACGGTGATTATGACCAAAGACATGTCGAAATTGCCCCGCATCGCGCGCACTATTCCCACGCATTTGGGAGTAATACGTTCGACCCCGGGTCGGACCGGAGTTAGGGGATGGGATATGGATGCCGGCAGCGATCGCGATGAAGTCCAGCGCCTGAGCTTTTTGCGGATTGACCAGAAAACCCGCGACACGTTGAAGGAGTTCGCCTCCGAGTTGGAGGAACTTCTACCGCCGGCTCTGGACCAGTTCTATCGGCACGTTCGGGACTATCCCGAACTGAAGGCGATGTTTTCCAGCGAAAGCCGGATCGAACACGCCCGGTCGGCACAGCTCAAGCATTGGCTCAATCTGTTCTCCGGCAGGTTCGACGGCGAGTATTTCGCCTCGGTCAGGCGGATCGGCCTGACCCATAGCCGGATCGGGCTGGAGCCCCGCTGGTACATCGGCGGCTACGCCTTCACCGTCAACCACCTCTACGATTCCGCCACCCGCAAGTTCAGCAACCGCTGGCGGCCGGAAGTGGCCCGGGCGAAGCTGTCCGACCTGCTCGGCGCGCTGAACAAGGCGGTGATGCTCGACATGGACCTCGCCATATCCATCTACATCGAGGAGAACAAGACGGTTTACGACCGGCAGCTGGATCAGCTCGCCGAGAGCTTCCGGAACACCGTCGTCGGCATCGTCGAGGCCGTCGGCGGACAGGCCGGCGATCTGGACGTCACCGCCGAGGCGATGTCCGCAGCGGCCGAGGAAACCAGCCGCCAGGCGGTCGCCGTGGCCGCCGCCGCCGAGCAGGCGAGCCAGAACGTCGAGACCGTCGCCGCCGCCGCGGAGGAACTGTCCAAGTCGATCCAGGAGATCACCCGGCAGGTTACCCGCTCGTCCGACACCTCGCGCCGGGCGGTCGCCGACGGCGAACGGACCGATGGGCTCCTGCACACCCTGTCCACCGCCGCCGAAAGCATCGGCGCCGTCGTCAGCCTGATCAACGACATCGCCAACCAGACCAATCTGCTGGCGCTCAACGCCACGATCGAGGCCGCCCGCGCCGGCGAGGCCGGCAAAGGCTTCGCCGTGGTCGCCAACGAGGTCAAGCAGCTCGCCACCCAGACGGCCCGTGCCACCGGCGACATCAAGGGTCAGGTGGGCGAGATCCAGGAGGCGACCCAAGGCGCGGTGGCCGCCATCCGCAACATACTGGGCACCGTCATGGACATGGACCAGATCTGCTCGCTGATCGCCGCCGCGGTGGAGGAGCAGGCCGCGGCGACCCAGGAGATCGCCCGCAACGTCGAGCAGGCGGCGGTCGGCACCCAGGAGGTGGCGATCAACATCGCGGGCGTCACCTCGTCCTCGTCGGAGACCACCAGGTCCGTCTCGACGGTGCGCAGCACCGCCGGCCAGCTCAGCGGCCAGTCGGCGGCGCTTCAGCGGGAAGTCGGCAACTTCCTGCGCTCGATCAAGGCAGCGTAGCGGATCATCCCTCCGCGGGATAAACGCGCAGGATCTCGCCGGCCGAGTGGTCGGTCAGAAGGTACAGCGCGCCGTCGGGCCCCTGCTCGACGGCCCGTATCCTTTGGTTCAGGTCCTTGAACAGTCGCTCCTCGTGGGTCACGCGGTTGCCGTCCAGTTCCAGCCGGGCCACGTCCTTGGTCGCCAGCCCGCCGTTGAAGACGCTGCCCTGCCAGGCCGGGAACGCCGACCCCGTGTAGAAGGCCATGCCGGACGACCCGATCACCGGGGTCCAGTGATGCACCGGCTCCTCCATGCCTTCGGCCTGCTGCTTGCCGGTTCCGACCGGGCTGCCGTCGTATTCGACGCCGTACGACACTACCGGCCAGCCGTAGTTCTTGCCCGCCTCCGGGATGTTGATCTCGTCGCCGCCCTTGGGTCCGTGCTCGTTGACCCAGAGCACCCCGGTTTCCGGATGCAGCGCGGCGCCCTGGATGTTGCGGTGGCCGTAAGACCAGATCTCCGGCAGGGCGCCCTCCCGGTTGACGAACGGGTTGTCCTCGGGAACCGAACCGTCGGGCGGATCCGGATGACCTTGCCCAGATGGGAGTCGAGGTCCTGCGCCTGGGTACGGAACTGCTCCTCCGACCGCTCGCCAAGCCCGATGAACAGGTATCCCTGCCCGTCGAACACCAGGCGCGAGCCGAAATGCTTGGTGCTGGGCAGCTTCGGCTTCTGCGAGAAGACGACCTGCACCTCCGACAGGCTGCCGGCGTCCGGGCTCAGCACGCCGCGCGCAACGGCGGTCGAGTTGCCGCCATCCCCCGGCTCCGAGAAGCTGAAATAGACCAGCCGGTTCTGCGCGAACTGCGGGTCGAGCGCCACGTCGAGCAGGCCGCCCTGTCCGCGGCTGTCGACCTGCGGGATGCCGCGGATCGGGTCCGACACGGTGCCGTCTGCCGAGACATGCCTCAGGTTCCCGCGCTTCTCGGTCACCAGCATGCCGCCGTCGGGCAGGAAGGCCAGGCCCCACGGGTTGGCCAGGCCGTCGGCGAAGGTCGTCACTTGCACCCGGCCTTTTTCGGTCTCGAAGGTTTGGTCGACGGCCAGCGCCGGATTCAGTCCGGCAAGCGCCGTGGTGGCCAAGAAGGCGGCCGCGATGGCGGGGGCGACGTTGCGCATGGGAGTCTCTCCTCGTCTCGTCGATTCGGAGACCTAGATAAGGGCGAAGACGGGTTGAACAACTGCGGCATCCTAACAACTTTTACATTTATGTTCCACTATGTGAAGTGATCGCAATCTATTTGACATACCCCCGTATCGCTTCCTACCATGATCACCGGCCAACGCGGGAGCGGACCTCCACGATGAAGGGCGACCACGCAGCTGTCCTGGAACAGCTCCAAACACCGGACCGGACACCGGAAAAACACCAGGGTACCGGCACCCAGACGCTTCTGAGGGGGCTTGCCCTGCTGGAATGCGTCGCGGAGGGCATCGGAGACGTGAAAGGGATCGCGGCACGGCTCGGCACGCCGCGCAGCACCACGCACCGGATGCTCAACAGCCTCGTCGCCGAACGTTACCTGCATCATGTGCCGTACAAGGGCTATTTGCTCGGGCCGAAGCTGATCCAGCTCGGCATGCGAGCGCTGGAGCATCGGCCTCTCGTGGCGATGGCACGCCCCCATATCGAGGCGCTCGCGCGGCTGACCGGCGACACGGTCCATCTCGGCGTGCTGGAGGACGAAGAAGTCTTCTACCTGGACAAGGTTCCCGGCACCCGAGGGCTGGAGATGCGGTCGCGCGTCGGCCTCGCCATGCCGGTGGCCTCCACCGGCCTGGGCAAGAGCCTGATGCTGGGGTTGCCGCCTGACCGCTGGCCCGCGCTGTACGAGCGCGCCCGCGCGTTCGCCGCCAAGGTTCCCGACCGCCCGCCGCTCGCCCCGTGGCCGGATTTCCAGCGCCGGCTCGCGGACTACGCCGGGCAGGGCTGGTCGTTGGACCTGGAGGAGAACGAGGTCGGCATCCGGTGCGTCGGAGCGCCGGTGCGCGACGTGCGCAACCAGGTGGCCGCGGCGGTCAGCGTGGCGAGCGCCGTCCCCTTCATGCCCGAGGACCGGATGCGGGAGCTCGGACCGGCGGTGCGCGACTGCGCGGACACGATTTCGAAGGAGTTGGGATGGAAACCCCAGTGACCGCGGATCAGGCATCCCCCGCGCTGATCGCGCTGGACTGGGGCACCTCCAGCCTGCGCGGGTACCTGATGGACGCGGGCGGCAGGGTGCTGGACCGGCGCGCCACCGCCCATGGCATCCAGAACCTGCCGGTGCCCGGCATACCCGGTTTCGAACAGGCTCTCGCCGGCCTTTGCGGCGCATGGCTGGAG contains:
- the metC gene encoding cystathionine beta-lyase is translated as MKNASPDTILTHAGNDPQANFGIVNPPVYHASTVLFPTVAALEEAGHSFDGVRYGRIGTPTSQAFEATVARLEGGFKAVTAPSGLAAISTALLAFVSAGDHILVTDSVYGPTRLFCSDMLKRLGVEAEFYDPLAGAGIERLIRPNTRVVFLESPGSLTFEVQDVPAIADAARKSGAVVMIDNTWATPLFFKPFDHGVDLSIHAATKYMVGHSDAMLGVITAGTEEVWNRLKRNAVQLGTCAGPDDIYLGLRGLRTMGARLRQHQDTAIALARWLQARPEVVRVLHPALPDDPGHALWRRDFTGACGLFAIELKPCSAAAVAAFLDGMELFGMGYSWGGYESLILPIHPEKLRTATRWRSDGPMIRLHAGLEDPSDLIADLDQGFARLAAAA
- the hisI gene encoding phosphoribosyl-AMP cyclohydrolase, which gives rise to MNAGSREVLDLVSFDANGLVAAIAQQHDTGEVLMLAWMNRAALEETLATGRVCYFSRSRGKLWRKGETSGQIQHLKELRVDCDGDAVLLLVDQTGVACHTGRRSCFYRAARQGGVETILDVETDPENLYGSKA
- a CDS encoding helicase-related protein; translation: MAEEMDVRDFPEDADPHLIHEIARLHPDCLTLADAGIARMEMAPASGLAALGLPLPRGKRDLLVPAERRDAVVREIQGHLDRARRRNELLAASRRVLDPAGHVSLHPGDGRDRVRLAMTDALPWTGMAEPIRFAVSRQIDVDEFAGLHDAGPDHAGLRDRLVADGVLAERLHADAARLAERLWRYAEEAGAADDGWTFGSLCDRLGRGSRNHQDADEILRRWDREFDAWRRDRAEARGRAFIDRHFDFSRYELLFPVARGMGRRLVLVIGPTNSGKTHRALEALRGASSGVYLAPLRLLALEVMDRLNRDGTPTTLLTGEEEIRTPDARHMASTIEMMDPERPVDVAVIDEIQMLADADRGWAWTAALMGVPADTVYLLGAPEARQLVERVAAHLGEPLEIVELERKAPLSMIPRRLEWTDVEAGDALIAFSRRDVHLIRDAVHAQGLTAAVLYGALAPDVRRLEAERFLSGLADVVVATDAIGMGLNLPVRRVLFTALEKFDGTAVRPLAPAEIRQIAGRAGRFGQFEAGEFGVVTRNTPQALKTLMERPDARLGPQASLAIRPTRSMLARLAEYSGTTAMTLLIDWFSAARTAGSLYRIGDLGALRRLALLLDERSLAFPDKLSLLFVPADLEKEAEMRLFRAILQAVETVEPMPIGHVVPSRIDGLGDQALEDLSRACDLYYWAARRFRTLFPDRDGVRERRALIGSRLGDLLASRARREREPKQSAGSAGKGGKPGPGFRGAPRKRFGPRRR
- a CDS encoding globin-coupled sensor protein encodes the protein MDAGSDRDEVQRLSFLRIDQKTRDTLKEFASELEELLPPALDQFYRHVRDYPELKAMFSSESRIEHARSAQLKHWLNLFSGRFDGEYFASVRRIGLTHSRIGLEPRWYIGGYAFTVNHLYDSATRKFSNRWRPEVARAKLSDLLGALNKAVMLDMDLAISIYIEENKTVYDRQLDQLAESFRNTVVGIVEAVGGQAGDLDVTAEAMSAAAEETSRQAVAVAAAAEQASQNVETVAAAAEELSKSIQEITRQVTRSSDTSRRAVADGERTDGLLHTLSTAAESIGAVVSLINDIANQTNLLALNATIEAARAGEAGKGFAVVANEVKQLATQTARATGDIKGQVGEIQEATQGAVAAIRNILGTVMDMDQICSLIAAAVEEQAAATQEIARNVEQAAVGTQEVAINIAGVTSSSSETTRSVSTVRSTAGQLSGQSAALQREVGNFLRSIKAA
- a CDS encoding IclR family transcriptional regulator, producing MKGDHAAVLEQLQTPDRTPEKHQGTGTQTLLRGLALLECVAEGIGDVKGIAARLGTPRSTTHRMLNSLVAERYLHHVPYKGYLLGPKLIQLGMRALEHRPLVAMARPHIEALARLTGDTVHLGVLEDEEVFYLDKVPGTRGLEMRSRVGLAMPVASTGLGKSLMLGLPPDRWPALYERARAFAAKVPDRPPLAPWPDFQRRLADYAGQGWSLDLEENEVGIRCVGAPVRDVRNQVAAAVSVASAVPFMPEDRMRELGPAVRDCADTISKELGWKPQ